Proteins encoded together in one Triplophysa rosa unplaced genomic scaffold, Trosa_1v2 scaffold8_ERROPOS2389207, whole genome shotgun sequence window:
- the LOC130551316 gene encoding PWWP domain-containing DNA repair factor 3B-like, producing the protein MYTLTIRTKLMTYFHLTSFLDRTPTQTHSDTIKFIMDVLFPESIICSLAGLENLTMLEAEEEFLQGPVIDVSEREQFDRRIKNILKKSGNP; encoded by the exons ATGTATACTTTGACAATCAGGACCAAATTGATGACCTACTTTCACCTCACTTCATTTCTGGACAGAACACCCACACAGACTCACAGTGACACAATCAAGTTTATTATGGATGTCCTTTTTCCAGAG TCCATCATCTGTTCCCTTGCTGGTTTGGAAAATCTCACCATGCTGGAGGCTGAGGAGGAATTTCTACAAGGGCCTGTCATTGACGTAAG TGAGCGGGAGCAGTTTGACAGGAGgattaagaacattttgaagaagaGTGGCAACCCATAG